A genomic region of Pseudomonadota bacterium contains the following coding sequences:
- a CDS encoding PglZ domain-containing protein, whose amino-acid sequence MILATLSEELRTLFGRHAQARIALWFDEKREFERLLPVFEKHLSGQTAQTFTLLRYDEKAGHGQLWIKHEIHWASRGLPTAEREARRCVLYLPFPAERLDGPEEEGGFLADLLLEYRYLGATWLVDGKKPSLFAFLRRAGVNLPSDPKDQRLLWDGGRDSLLAKFATRFAESDARFWEHALTPAWARQQVIGDVEQTILDLAADPVERLGQLVQDGLLTEFVQQVRDAFGFSRPIPLPNTQPSLSPNVLIDEWLADLVLRLALTETYEAYGEPADFPFASLLPDPPCRARCVQLLKRWLKDGSAAGDYHRLIRRVEREYDLSGWAKGRTGTSFAFPHLVRLRFQTFYDRFAAAAKQKTQYLPLLREHAKELAAEADFTRASPEPLRGFELLHRLALLVTACEEAIEKARACTTAEEVASLYLGYAGRIDRAHWRLVADASREPDLEEVFAVANRAYGEYLTRLNSVFFEGLRARGEWTVGGLRPIADVVAGVWSGRRPFAVVIVDALRYDCALDIRERLRLPESALVPALACIPTRTWVGMTALLPLGGEELRYEPGPGEGRLRSVKTGGNFSDRQTRLQFLRERVGATCMEIEEAENAARAPKPLPDVLCVFGHETIDSLGHDNASDLIRHLHVEVDRLINLVGKLHKWGYPEVHLLTDHGFVMTSDEIAAPIVAIPADRARRQGPLRAPRRGSGCRCEDVPVPVRPQGARCRPGRDGVLQGGEVLRPRRRCRAGGRHPSPGVAQRGRAGAGGRPRVAGRVRGQDACREGCPRTGAIRAGGPLQQAGRANRRSRPTPKRRERPGAASPQGDRTRPGAEGNCGLDVGRQARLHGGRPSRPRGARRRQPGGALPGRPPADGRTKLVRDLMANETELDELDTLAVDLFPGLVVRKRPPPPHADLVRRACVRDRVPARQVLLLRR is encoded by the coding sequence ATGATTCTCGCCACCCTCTCCGAGGAACTCCGCACCCTCTTCGGCCGGCATGCCCAAGCGCGGATCGCGCTCTGGTTCGACGAGAAACGGGAGTTCGAACGGCTCCTCCCCGTCTTCGAGAAGCACCTGTCCGGCCAGACCGCGCAGACGTTCACGCTGCTCCGCTACGACGAGAAGGCCGGCCACGGACAGCTCTGGATCAAGCACGAGATCCACTGGGCGAGCCGGGGGCTGCCAACCGCGGAACGGGAGGCGCGCCGCTGCGTCCTCTATCTGCCGTTCCCGGCCGAGCGACTCGACGGCCCCGAGGAGGAAGGGGGATTCCTGGCCGACCTCCTCCTCGAGTACCGCTACCTCGGTGCCACGTGGCTCGTGGACGGGAAGAAGCCGAGCCTCTTCGCGTTCCTGCGGCGGGCGGGCGTCAACCTGCCCAGCGATCCGAAAGACCAGCGGCTTCTCTGGGACGGAGGTCGCGACTCGCTGCTGGCCAAGTTCGCCACCCGCTTCGCGGAGAGCGACGCGCGCTTCTGGGAGCATGCGCTGACGCCAGCCTGGGCTCGGCAGCAGGTGATCGGCGATGTCGAGCAGACCATCCTCGACCTCGCTGCCGATCCCGTCGAACGACTCGGACAGCTCGTCCAGGATGGGCTCCTCACCGAGTTCGTGCAGCAGGTTCGGGACGCCTTCGGTTTCTCTCGCCCCATCCCTCTGCCGAATACGCAGCCGAGCCTCAGTCCGAACGTCCTCATCGACGAGTGGCTCGCCGACCTCGTGCTGCGGCTGGCGCTCACGGAGACCTACGAGGCGTACGGCGAGCCTGCCGACTTCCCGTTCGCGTCACTGCTACCTGATCCGCCCTGCCGCGCCCGCTGCGTGCAGCTCCTGAAGCGCTGGCTGAAGGATGGCTCGGCGGCCGGCGACTACCACCGGCTCATTCGACGAGTCGAGCGCGAGTACGATCTCTCCGGCTGGGCGAAGGGACGTACTGGCACCTCGTTCGCCTTCCCGCACCTCGTGCGGCTCCGCTTCCAGACCTTCTACGACCGGTTCGCCGCCGCGGCGAAGCAGAAGACGCAGTACCTGCCGCTTCTGCGCGAACACGCAAAGGAACTCGCCGCCGAGGCTGACTTCACCCGCGCGAGCCCCGAGCCGCTGCGCGGGTTCGAACTCCTGCACCGGCTCGCCCTGCTCGTGACCGCGTGCGAGGAGGCCATCGAGAAGGCGCGCGCCTGCACAACCGCCGAGGAGGTCGCCAGCCTCTACCTCGGTTACGCCGGACGCATCGACCGCGCCCACTGGCGGCTCGTGGCCGACGCGAGTCGAGAGCCCGACCTCGAGGAGGTCTTCGCGGTCGCGAACCGCGCCTATGGCGAATACCTCACACGCTTGAATAGTGTCTTCTTCGAGGGGCTGCGCGCGCGTGGCGAGTGGACCGTCGGCGGGCTTCGACCGATCGCCGACGTGGTGGCCGGCGTGTGGAGCGGCCGCCGGCCGTTTGCCGTCGTCATCGTCGACGCGCTCCGCTACGACTGCGCGCTCGACATCCGCGAGCGGCTGCGCCTGCCCGAGTCGGCGCTCGTCCCGGCGCTGGCGTGCATTCCCACCCGCACATGGGTTGGGATGACGGCCCTCTTGCCGCTCGGCGGTGAGGAGTTGCGCTACGAGCCTGGGCCGGGCGAGGGGCGCCTTCGGAGCGTGAAGACGGGTGGCAACTTCTCCGACCGCCAGACCCGTCTCCAGTTTCTGCGCGAGCGCGTCGGCGCGACGTGCATGGAGATAGAGGAGGCGGAGAACGCGGCGCGCGCGCCCAAGCCTCTCCCGGACGTCCTCTGCGTCTTTGGCCACGAGACCATCGACAGCCTCGGGCACGACAACGCCAGCGACCTCATCCGGCATCTCCACGTCGAGGTCGATCGCCTGATCAACCTCGTCGGCAAGCTCCATAAGTGGGGTTACCCGGAGGTCCACCTCCTCACGGACCACGGGTTCGTGATGACCAGCGACGAGATCGCTGCACCTATCGTGGCGATCCCTGCCGACCGAGCTCGTCGCCAAGGCCCGCTACGCGCTCCTCGCCGAGGGAGCGGTTGTCGATGCGAAGACGTTCCCGTTCCCGTTCGACCGCAAGGTGCGCGTTGCCGTCCCGGCCGGGATGGCGTGCTTCAAGGAGGAGAAGTCCTTCGCCCACGGCGGCGTTGCCGTGCAGGAGGTCGTCATCCCTCACCTGGTGTCGCGCAAAGAGGCCGCGCCGGAGCGGGTGGGCGTCCGCGTGTTGCCGGGCGCGTACGAGGTCAAGACGCATGCCGTGAAGGTTGTCCTCGAACCGGTGCCATCCGAGCGGGTGGACCTCTTCAGCAAGCCGGCCGGGCGAACCGTCGAAGTCGACCTACGCCGAAAAGACGCGAGCGTCCTGGTGCGGCCAGTCCGCAAGGAGATCGCACCCGACCCGGCGCAGAAGGCAACTGTGGTCTTGATGTTGGACGACAAGCTCGCCTTCATGGAGGGAGACCTTCTCGACCTCGTGGTGCGCGACGTCGACAACCAGGAGGTGCTCTCCCCGGCCGGCCTCCGGCTGACGGTCGCACGAAACTTGTGAGGGATCTTATGGCGAACGAAACAGAACTCGACGAACTCGACACCCTGGCGGTGGACCTCTTTCCGGGCCTGGTGGTCCGAAAGCGACCTCCTCCGCCGCATGCGGACCTCGTTCGGCGTGCCTGCGTTCGTGATCGAGTTCCTGCTCGGCAAGTACTGCTCCTCCGCCGATGA
- a CDS encoding Fic family protein, protein MKWRWHWKDFGFRFSVGGRSAQDFYEALADGDYYAVTKRHRKVAKDVIDLHYSGAKAPSSGFRTVACPWKDYDRHWDEVVDADGWPLNYAGCIDHEEVRRQEDLGVARAWEFLSGLRDDTPITAELVRDVHRELMGEIYPFAGEWRTVRLEKGGTVWPLPPDGIQPHMARLEGDLLSQTPFNNADKDALCAFAAEVMNEVLAIHPFREGNGRAARVVGSLIFLQNDLPPIAEWDRDRDAEEYIRACKAGIVKNHAPLAVVLRRWLDAALERGGA, encoded by the coding sequence GTGAAGTGGCGCTGGCACTGGAAAGACTTCGGCTTTCGCTTCTCCGTTGGCGGGCGGAGCGCCCAGGACTTCTACGAGGCGCTTGCGGACGGCGACTACTACGCGGTTACTAAGCGCCATCGGAAGGTCGCCAAGGACGTGATCGATCTCCACTACAGCGGTGCCAAGGCCCCTTCGTCCGGCTTCCGGACCGTTGCCTGCCCGTGGAAGGATTACGACCGGCACTGGGACGAGGTGGTCGACGCCGATGGTTGGCCGCTGAACTACGCAGGATGCATCGACCACGAAGAGGTGCGCCGGCAGGAAGACCTCGGGGTCGCGCGCGCTTGGGAGTTCCTCTCTGGGCTACGCGACGACACGCCGATCACGGCCGAGCTCGTCCGGGACGTCCATCGCGAGCTGATGGGGGAGATCTACCCGTTCGCCGGCGAGTGGCGGACCGTCCGATTGGAGAAGGGAGGAACAGTCTGGCCCCTGCCTCCGGACGGAATCCAGCCGCACATGGCGCGTCTCGAGGGCGACCTTCTCTCGCAGACACCATTCAACAATGCCGACAAGGACGCACTCTGCGCGTTCGCCGCCGAGGTCATGAACGAGGTCCTCGCGATCCACCCCTTCCGCGAAGGAAACGGCCGCGCGGCGCGTGTCGTCGGATCACTAATCTTTCTCCAGAACGACCTCCCGCCGATTGCCGAATGGGACCGCGATCGCGATGCGGAGGAATACATCCGCGCCTGCAAGGCTGGGATCGTGAAGAACCACGCACCGCTCGCGGTGGTGCTGCGGCGCTGGCTCGACGCCGCGCTGGAACGGGGAGGCGCGTGA
- the brxL gene encoding protease Lon-related BREX system protein BrxL produces the protein MRTSFGVPAFVIEFLLGKYCSSADDEVIREGLEFVRQTLSDKFVKPDERERVKSAIKQHSTYEIIDKVGVSLVETHDKYWAHLANLNIDYVNIDESEIRKHDRLLMGGVWAEITLRYDDGFVFKGQNRPFFIEKIRPIQLSNRDVSSFIEGRKRIGDREKWIDLLLRSLGYEPSHPYFTHRRKLLYLARLLPLVEKNFNLVELGPRGTGKSFVYQQVSPYCHLVSGGQTTVAQMFVNLASGQRGLVCLWDVVAFDEAAGVSFKDKSGINIMKGYMEDGAFSRGSDIINAEGSIVFVGNLDGDIGTIVKTSHLFYPMPKEMDAAFYDRIHFYLPGWELQKTRDETYTSHFGLVTDYLAEVFRELRKKSYTDYAERDFKFGSHLSGRDQKAVRKTVSGLIKLLHPHAEVPRDELREYIEFAMEMRRRVKEQLKKIAGLEYWDTSFSYLERDSGQERYVTVPESGGGSIIMEGALPPGSVYTIGTDIADRRLALFLIQTQTNRGPANHPPRQLVRNHEGGHQDGRRLPQGEPQEPRDRARAEGIRFLRPGHQPEPSQGGERDDGRLLHLDGFWAPRKAGARANGGPGRDERPGHAPQSQRPPGAHAARGGGRRKADPHS, from the coding sequence ATGCGGACCTCGTTCGGCGTGCCTGCGTTCGTGATCGAGTTCCTGCTCGGCAAGTACTGCTCCTCCGCCGATGATGAGGTGATCCGCGAGGGGTTGGAGTTCGTCCGGCAGACTCTCTCGGACAAGTTCGTCAAGCCCGACGAGCGCGAGCGGGTGAAGAGCGCAATCAAGCAGCACTCGACGTACGAGATCATCGACAAGGTCGGCGTGAGCTTGGTCGAGACGCACGACAAGTACTGGGCCCACCTCGCCAACCTGAACATCGACTACGTCAACATCGACGAGTCGGAGATCCGGAAGCACGACCGGCTGCTCATGGGTGGTGTGTGGGCGGAGATCACCCTCCGCTACGACGACGGCTTCGTCTTCAAGGGCCAAAACCGCCCGTTCTTTATCGAGAAGATCCGCCCCATCCAGCTCTCGAATCGCGACGTGTCGAGCTTCATTGAGGGCCGCAAGCGCATCGGCGACCGCGAGAAGTGGATCGACCTACTGCTCCGGAGCCTGGGTTACGAGCCGAGCCATCCGTACTTCACCCACCGGCGCAAGCTCCTCTACCTGGCGCGGCTACTGCCTCTGGTGGAGAAGAACTTCAACTTGGTCGAGCTTGGCCCGCGCGGCACAGGAAAGAGCTTCGTCTACCAGCAGGTGAGCCCCTACTGCCACTTGGTCTCGGGAGGCCAGACGACGGTGGCGCAGATGTTCGTCAACCTCGCGTCCGGGCAGCGGGGTCTCGTGTGCCTCTGGGACGTGGTCGCCTTCGACGAGGCGGCGGGCGTGAGTTTCAAGGACAAGAGCGGCATCAACATCATGAAGGGCTACATGGAGGACGGCGCCTTCAGCCGCGGGAGCGACATCATCAATGCTGAGGGCTCGATTGTCTTCGTCGGCAATCTCGATGGCGACATCGGCACCATCGTCAAGACCTCGCACCTCTTCTACCCGATGCCCAAGGAGATGGACGCGGCGTTCTATGACCGCATCCATTTCTACCTGCCCGGATGGGAGCTACAGAAGACGCGGGACGAGACGTACACCAGCCACTTCGGTCTCGTCACCGACTACCTCGCCGAGGTGTTTCGCGAGCTCCGCAAGAAGAGCTACACCGACTACGCGGAGCGCGACTTCAAGTTCGGCAGTCACCTCTCCGGACGCGATCAGAAGGCCGTCCGCAAGACCGTCTCGGGTCTGATTAAGCTGCTCCACCCGCACGCGGAGGTACCCCGCGACGAGTTGCGCGAGTACATCGAGTTCGCGATGGAGATGCGTCGACGCGTCAAGGAGCAGCTCAAAAAGATCGCTGGTCTCGAGTACTGGGACACCAGCTTCTCCTACCTCGAACGCGACAGCGGTCAGGAGCGCTACGTCACCGTGCCAGAGAGCGGCGGCGGATCGATCATCATGGAAGGCGCCCTGCCTCCGGGATCTGTCTACACCATCGGCACCGATATCGCCGACCGCAGGCTGGCGCTGTTCCTCATCCAGACGCAGACGAACCGGGGCCCGGCGAATCATCCCCCTCGGCAGCTTGTCCGGAACCATGAAGGAGGCCATCAAGACGGCCGACGCCTACCTCAAGGCGAACCTCAAGAACCTCGGGATAGAGCGCGAGCCGAAGGAATACGATTTCTCCGTCCAGGCCATCAACCTGAACCAAGCCAAGGAGGGGAGCGAGACGACGGTCGCCTTCTTCATCTCGATGGTTTCTGGGCTCCTCGAAAAGCCGGTGCTCGAGCAAACGGTGGTCCTGGGCGAGATGAGCGTCCAGGGCATGCTCCTCAAAGTCAGCGGCCTCCCGGAGCGCATGCAGCTCGCGGTGGAGGCCGGCGCAAAGCGGATCCTCATTCCTAG